The Methylocystis sp. ATCC 49242 region GGGGTTCCATGCTCCATTTCGGACAGGACTCCGATTGCCCCGCGGATTTTATGGCGTTCGATCCAGCAAGATTCCGACGTCATTATCGATCTTCTGTTCGCGCATAGGTAAGCCTAATTATAATATACAACTAATAATTGTATTGTGGCGTGAGGAACGCGGGAGGAAGCGCCTTGAGTGATCCGGGCGCCAGCACAATCTGCTTCTTGCCATAAGCTTACCAGACAATCATGATGACCGGATATTTGCAAAGGAGAGCTCAATGACGATTGTCGATGGTCTGGTCGCGTCCCAACTGGATCCAAACTCGGCGCTCGGTCGCGTCATCTCCACCGTCGTCGCGTCATGGCCGGAGCACGAGAAGCTGCTCAATACGAGTTTGCGGGTTCGCAGTCCTCGCGTCCTGCAGCAAAGCGAACATGTTGCTGAAATGATCGAGAAGCTCGCCGATGGCGGCCTGGAGGCTTACGTCAGGGGCTATCGCTGGATGTGCGACATGGTGCGCGCCGAGGAGCTCGAGTTTCTGCGCAGCGGGCATTATCGACTCAGTTCTTTCGAAGAGGCGTTCGCGACCGTTTATTCCAATGACGAGGTGATGGCGAAATATATGGATGGCCTGCTCCTGTCGCAGGTGTTGTGGAGCAACCATGCGCTGATGCTGAATTTCTATATCGACACATTCCTTGCGAATACGCGCCGCGACGGCCGGCATCTCGAAATCGGGCCCGGCCACGGATTGCTGCTAGCGCTCGCGGCCCGGGAAGGCCGTTTCCGTGAATTGACTGGCTGGGACGTCAGCGAGACAAGCCTTCAGCACACGGCAAAATGCCTGAAACGTCTCGGCGTGACGACGCCGACAAGGCTGCAAGAGCAAAACGTCTTTGCTCTCGGCGGCGTGTCTGAGCAATTCGACAGTGTGGTCATCAGCGAGGTTTGCGAACATCTCGAGCGGCCGGTGGAGGCGCTCGTGGCGTTGAAGAAGGTCATGGCGCCCGGGGGCCGAATTTTCGTCAATGTGCCGATCAATGCGCCGGCGATCGATCACATTTATCTGCTGCGGACGCCCGAAGAAGTGGTCGATCTCGTTCGGCAGGCGGGATTTGGAATCGAAACCACCTGCATCGCGCCGGCCGCGGGCTATTCTGAAGCGGTTGCGCGCAAGCGAAACGCCACGATTTCTGTCGGCGTGATTGGCGTCGCCTGAGGCAAATGAATCATGACGGACACAGGCGTCGCAGCGATGAACCAGTTCGGGCTCACCTTTCATCATTTCGGCCTGGCGGTTAAGCGGCCGGAACATGCGCGCGCCCTTTTGACAGGGCTTGGCTATCGCATCGGCGAGCCGATCTTCGATCCCGAGCAGAATGTCAATTTGTGCATGGGCGAGCACGACACGATGCCCCAGGTCGAAATCATTTACTCCGGCGGGCTCCCGGGCCCGATCGACAAGATGGTCGCCCGGCACGGCAGCGGGATCGTCTATCACTTGTGCTACGTCACCAACGATCTGCAACACACTCTGGCGCGGATCGCGGAGGCGAATCTGGATTGCATTTGCGTCGCGCCGGAAAAGCCCGCCATCCTGTTCGATGGGAAGCCGGTTTCATTTTATTTGATTTCCGGTGTAGGACTTATTGAAATTATCAATGAGAATCCTGCCGGGTAAGGCCTTGTCGACCAACGACGGCGTCCCGACCCGCGGGGCGCCGTGACGTCTCGAAGGCCCGGCTGGACTGGCGAATGGCAACGCTTGGCGAGAGAAAATGATTTATACGCCATTCATCCGTGATCTGATCAATACGGCCGGCCTCGTCATGGGCATGGCCGGCGTGGCGGTCATTCTTCTTGGCGCTCTCGTCTCCACAATCGTCTTTGTTACGGGCCTGAAGGAGCCCGCAACGTCGTTCCGGCTCTACCGGAAGAATGTCGGCCGTTCGATCTTGCTTGGTCTGGAGTTGCTGGTTGGCGGGGATATCATCCGAACCGTCTCCGTGGAGCATCCGGGGCTCGTTGACGTCCTTGTCCTTGCCCTGATCGTTATAATCCGAACGGCGATGAGTTGGGCGATGGAGGTCGAACTCGAAGGACGTTGGCCATGGCTCGCTGCAAGCCTCGACGACAAGACGCAATCCAGACACGACCCCGGGCAATCGTGAAAATGCGGGACGCGCCGCGATCCGCGCCTGATGAAACGACGGGCGTCGGTCGATCGGTGCTCGCTCGCTCCTGCATCGGGCATCGCTGTCAGGCCGGGCCATGCACATGAAAATTTTCGTCATAACCGGCGCCGGCGTCTCGGCCGAGAGCGGTCTCGGCACATTTCGCGACAAGGATGGAACGGGCCTCTGGGCGCGTTTCGATCCGATGAAACTCGCGACTCCTGAAGCGTTTCGACGTGATCCCGGCGAGGTTCACGCTTTCTACAACGCCCGCCGGCGCAACCTGCTCGCTTCCGAACCCAACGCCGCGCATATCGCGCTCGCGCGGCTCGAGACCGGGCTGGCGGAGCGGGGTGGAAATTTGACGCTCGTCACGCAGAATATCGACGATTTGCATGAAAGGGCAGGCGCCGCGCGCGTGCTGCACACGCATGGGGAATTATTGAAGGCGCGCTGCGTGATCTGCGGCGAAACGTCTCTTTGGAAAGATGACCTCGGCGTCGATGATCCGTGCCCGCGTTGCGGGAAGAAAGGCGGACTTCGGCCGCATGTCGTCTGGTTTGGCGAAGTTCCGCTTCATCTCGATGAAATTTACGGCGCTTTGAACGACGCCGATCTCTTCGTCGCCATCGGCACGTCAGGTTCCGTCTATCCGGCCGCCGGCTTTGTGTCGCAGGCGCGACGACGTGGGATTCGGACCTGCGAGATCAATCTGGAGCCGTCGGATAACGCTGACCAGTTCGACGAACGGCGGTATGGGCCGGCCAGTGAAGCCGTTCCCGCATGGGTGGACGAGATTTTCGTCGCAGACCGTTGAATGGCGAAGCCGGTCGCCGCCGCTGAAAAGCTTGCCGGGCCTGGCCGGCTGATCCATCGAAATTCCCTGAAGCCCTTACGGCCATCGGCTCCACATCGCTGCAGAGGGGGCGGCGCGCGGACCGTAGCCCGATGTCGGCCCAATCGAGCTGGCGGCCTCAGGAATGTTCCTTCGCTCATGCCGTAGACATCGCTCCGCCTTGCGCGGGCGGCAGGGAGGCGTCGGCTTCACGCACGGGGGCGTCCTCTGGGCGAATCCTGCCCGCCGTGTCGGGACAGGCGCGGATAGCTATAAGTCTCTTCAATCACTTTTTCGGCGAGGAACGGATCGGGCGCGTTTTTCTTCACTGATGAGAGCTTTCGCATATGAGGGCTATCAATAGGCAGGTGAGGAGTTTAGCGACCAGCGGTGTCATCTCCTGCGAGTGGCCGTAGGAATGGGCGCCGAAAAACGCCACCAGTGACGCCGATAAGAAGCAAGGCAAGGCCAATCGCTTTGTGCATGGAAACCTCCTCGCGTTCCGGCATTCGAGCTGTTGAAGGCATTGGAAAAGCAGAAGTTGATTACTTCCAATGTTTTTGGACGCTGCGTCGGGCGAAGCTCGCATTCCTCTAGAATTCGCCTTTGGGAGCAATGGGCATTAGCAATTTAATTGCCGCAGTGTCCTTCTCGTCCCGTTTGCTCCGCAATCGCGTTCAGCAGGAGGTCGTATCCAAGGCGGGGCTTTTGGTTCATTCGCTGGTTGATTGCCACGCCGTGCGCCCACTGACGGCACCGAGGATCCGCCACGAGACGCTCTGCTATCCACCACTCGCCAAGGTGCGTCATCATCAATGCGGTGCTCATCAAAGCTTCGAGCAAGAGCATTTGATCGATTTCCGGTAGTTTCTCAAATGCATCCCAATCTTTTAGCATGGCTCACTCCTGTCATGATTTCATCAATGTGAATTAGGAGCTAAAATTCAGACGATCCGACAGCATGACAGATTTCACTTCGGCCGAGCTGGCAGCTAACGCCGGCCAGAAGCCTTTTTATTTTCAGGATGAACGAGGGTGCAGTTTCGTCCCGAACCAGACGAAATCCCAAGTTGCTGGGCGGCTTGCCTGCGGCGCACCCGCCGTTGCCTGCGTCCCGGATAAAGTCCGTAATGTAGGCTCGGTGTTCTCCT contains the following coding sequences:
- a CDS encoding bifunctional 2-polyprenyl-6-hydroxyphenol methylase/3-demethylubiquinol 3-O-methyltransferase UbiG, producing MTIVDGLVASQLDPNSALGRVISTVVASWPEHEKLLNTSLRVRSPRVLQQSEHVAEMIEKLADGGLEAYVRGYRWMCDMVRAEELEFLRSGHYRLSSFEEAFATVYSNDEVMAKYMDGLLLSQVLWSNHALMLNFYIDTFLANTRRDGRHLEIGPGHGLLLALAAREGRFRELTGWDVSETSLQHTAKCLKRLGVTTPTRLQEQNVFALGGVSEQFDSVVISEVCEHLERPVEALVALKKVMAPGGRIFVNVPINAPAIDHIYLLRTPEEVVDLVRQAGFGIETTCIAPAAGYSEAVARKRNATISVGVIGVA
- a CDS encoding VOC family protein; its protein translation is MNQFGLTFHHFGLAVKRPEHARALLTGLGYRIGEPIFDPEQNVNLCMGEHDTMPQVEIIYSGGLPGPIDKMVARHGSGIVYHLCYVTNDLQHTLARIAEANLDCICVAPEKPAILFDGKPVSFYLISGVGLIEIINENPAG
- a CDS encoding DUF1622 domain-containing protein → MIYTPFIRDLINTAGLVMGMAGVAVILLGALVSTIVFVTGLKEPATSFRLYRKNVGRSILLGLELLVGGDIIRTVSVEHPGLVDVLVLALIVIIRTAMSWAMEVELEGRWPWLAASLDDKTQSRHDPGQS
- a CDS encoding NAD-dependent deacylase; this encodes MKIFVITGAGVSAESGLGTFRDKDGTGLWARFDPMKLATPEAFRRDPGEVHAFYNARRRNLLASEPNAAHIALARLETGLAERGGNLTLVTQNIDDLHERAGAARVLHTHGELLKARCVICGETSLWKDDLGVDDPCPRCGKKGGLRPHVVWFGEVPLHLDEIYGALNDADLFVAIGTSGSVYPAAGFVSQARRRGIRTCEINLEPSDNADQFDERRYGPASEAVPAWVDEIFVADR